Below is a window of Planctomicrobium piriforme DNA.
AAGCCCAAGAAGCTGGAAGAACCCAAAGATTCTGCCGGTCAGGGTGAAGATGATCCCGACACCACCGGCACCTGATTTTGCTTGATCGACGTGGCCTGCAATCACTTTTGATCTGGAAACGAAACAATTGATTCTCTGTTGATTCCTGGAGTGTTCTGAAATGGTGATGTCACGATTTGTGCCGGCGACCTTATGCCTGTTGGCGATCGCGCCGGGACTGCCTGCCGATGAGCCCAAGACCGAAGCGATTCCAGCGGCAGCGAGTGCCGCGGCGCCGGTTGAGGACCGCAAGGCGTTGATCGGCGCGTTCAAGCTCGAACGCGCTCCCGACGCCGTCCTCAAGGCCTGGCAGACGGAAGCGACCGACGCCGCCAAATCGGGAACCTTCCAGGAGCAACTGGCAGCGTTTCAACAGAATGTGATTGCAGGCCGCTGGGATCAGGTGAAAACCTACCTGGCAGGCTTGCCGACCGAGGAAGGGACGGCGCTTTATCAACGCCTCCTGCTTCAAACGGCAGTGCTGCCGCCGGAAGACCCGCAGGTTACTGCCAATCGCGGCTTTCCCATTGCACCAAAGTTTCGGCAGAAGTCCTTTATCACTGCGGCCGACGTCATCGGTTTGCTGAGCTGTGCTCCGCAGCAGCCGATTCCACAAACCCAGGTCAAAGCCGTTTCTGGCGTTCTGAAAGCCTATCTGGGACGCAATGGCGATCTCAACGAACTGCTCACACTGTTGCGGGCACAACTCGACGCCAGTTCGCCCGTCATCACCCGGGCTTTCCTGGCAGACGCCCTGGTGACTGCCGGACATGTGGAGATCGGACAGGAGTTCCTCCCCGATCGGGCGACCGCCATCGCCACGAACGATCCGGCGATCCTGTTGCTGGTCGCCCGCTTTGACGAAGCCTTGTATGAAAAGTCGAAGCAGTCGGATGATCTCAACCGCGCCTGGGAGATCGTCAGCACGCTGACCCTCCGCAGCGACATCAAGGATGACCAGCGGAACGACATTCAATCCAAGTGCCTGGAACTCTTAGTGAAGCTGCCGACCGAACAGGCGGACATCTGGCTGAAGACGCTGTTCGACAATCATCCGGAAACAACCCGTCAGATTCTCGTGAACGTTGGGGCTCGCGCACTTCGCGGACTCGAAGATCTGCCGACAGATGCCAATGCACGGTTCTCGCAGCTCAAGCAGCTCAATCGTTTTGGAACCGCGCTCATCGAGTTCAATCCGAAGCTCGCCGACGAACTGCAGCCGCTGCTCTCGCTGACGGCAACGGCCTGGCTGCGGGAATGCGATTTTTCGATCGTGAATGACGAATCCTCGGCGAAGGTGCCCGACGCACAGCGCGATGCCTGGGGTAACATCTACTATGACGACTTCGGCTTCCGGCAGAAAAAAGAAGAAGCGCCAAAACCGGTAGCCATTCGGATCGTCGAACTGCTGAAAATCGTGCCGTCGCCAGCCTGGCAGGAGAAAGTCGAACGCGGTCTCGCCGTGCAAGTGCCGGATCTCGTGGCCCGCATGGCCATCAAAATCGGCGACTTCCCGGCGGCAGCCGACGCGATTGGAACTCTCGCGAAACAGAATGCCGAGCTGGCTCACAAACGAGCCAACGATTTTCTCGACAGTTGGACCAGTTGGCACGACAGCAACTCTGGCGGCACGCTGCGGACGATGAGCAGCTACGCCATGATGTTCGGCGGACAACAGGGAGGCGGCATTCCGCTCACCCGATCCAAGCAGAATCGCAACCTCGGCGAACTCGAGAAATGGGTACGGCTGTTCCAGACCTTCCCGATGCCGCAACCGGACCAGGAAAAGATCGTCAAAGCGTTCGTGCAGTGTCACGGCGCCGCAGAGGTCTATCAGTCAGAAGCAATTAGCGGGGTCTTTGGCTCAATCAAGGATCTGAAGCCTGTCACCGTCGCCGACCTCGCTCAGGCGATGCGATCGAATCTCGCCGGGATGTGGCGCAGCCCCAAGGTTCAGGATGCGTTTCAGACCAAACGCACCGAAATCGACATGCAGGAAGAGGTCAAACACGGCTATATCACGATCGGCGCCTTCGTCCGCGAATACATCAGCAAGTATCCGCAGGACTGGCGTCTGGCCCTTGTCTCGGCCGCCCTGCTGCATGATGAAGCGGAATACCTGAAGTCACTCGGAGACGAAACCGGCTATATCCAGCGTCGCACCGAGGCATTTGCCGGCTTCCAGAAAGCGGCCGAGAGCTATGCCGCCGCGTTGCCGACTCTGACTTCCGACAACGAATCGAACGACGCTTTCGAGTTCTGGTTCGCCGCCAGTCTCGGAGCCTGCGATCTTCCTCTGATCGCTGAAGGCGCTTCGCCGTTTGGTCATCAGACTGAAAAAATCCGCAACGCGATTCTCGCCCTTCCGGGCGATGCCTCGAAGCGGCACATGGAACGCTTTGCCAACCAGCTCTTCACCCGCATGTCGGCCCTCAAGCCGAACGTGAAGTACTCGTACCTGCACGCCGGCTTTGACATCGTGGGAGACCACCCGGCCGCACGCGATGCACGCGAGACCTTCGAATACTACAGCGACCTGCTGCGTGAAATTCAGTTGGTCACTGAACTCGACGGCCCGAGTACGATCAACCCGACCCAGCCGTTCGGCCTGTTCGTGAACATTCGCCACACGCTGGAAATCGAACGGGAATCCGGCGGGTTCAGCAAATATCTCAAAGCTCCCAATCGCTTCGAAAGCCCGGTCGATTACCGCGAACGCTTTGAAAAGTCGGTGCAGACCGCGCTCAGCGAGCAGTTCGACGTGATCTCAATCACCATCGAAGATCCCGCCGTCAAATCGCGGACCGTCTCGCAGCCAGGCTGGCGTGTCACGCCGTACGCCTACGTCACGATGAAGGTCAAAGGACCGCAGGTCGACATTATTCCCCCCCTGTCGATGACCTTCGACTTTAACGACAAGAACAACACGGTCGCACTGCCGATCAGCTCGAAGACGCTCGCCATTGATGCCAAGTCGAGCACCGCTCCGATCCGCCCGGTTGCGGACGTGACGGTGAATCAGACCGTCGATGAACGGAAACTGGCCGACGGCATTCTCATTGTCGACATCATGGCCAAAGGCCACGGCCTGATTCCGCCGCTGGAAGATCTGCTGACGTTCGAAGACCCGGGCTTTGCCGTTTCAAAAATGGATGACCGCGGCATTCTGGTTCAGAACTTCGATAACTCGGGCAGCGCTGTGTCGGTCAACTGCGAACGGCAATGGCAGATCACCTTCAAGCCGAAGGAAGCGACCGTCATTCCGGCCAGCTTCACGTTCGGAAAACCCAAGCTGGCCGGCATGAATCTCACTTTGCAGCGCTATGACGATGCCGACCTGGTGACCGCCCTCGCCACGATCCCCCTCAATAACGGCAAAGTCATTCGTCAGTCCTGGCCGCTGATGCTGGCAGGACTCGGTGCGGCACTTGTCATGGTGGCCCTGTTCGTCGTCTGGCGTCAGAGCCAGTCGCGAAACCTCGTGGGCCAGTTGGCGGGCGTTGGCGACGGTCTCCCGACCGATCTCACGCCGTTCATCGCGGTCGGGTTGCTTCGCAATGTACTCAACGCAGGCGACCTGAACCCGCAGCAACGGGGAGAACTGCAGTCCGAACTGGAAGACCTCGAAGAGGGCTACTTCCGCGCCGAAACGGCCTCCAACACCGACCTGCGTTCTCTTTGTCAGCGATGGCTGCAATCGGGACGAATGTCGCTTTAATCGCCGACCCCATCGATCATGGTCGGCTGAAGAGTTTCGTTGAATTCCTGCATGCGAGAAGGATGGTCTGTGGTTCGCTCAATCATTTTGCTGGTAGCCGGGCTTGTTTCCGGCGCCGTTCTGTTCAGCACCTTCGGGGAACCGGGCGGCGTGTCGACAATGTCGTCCTCGTCGGCCCCCGAGGACGAATGGTTCAAGAAGGAAGTCGTCAATTCGAAGCTGCCGGTGATCGTCGACTTCACCGCCACCTGGTGCGGACCCTGCAAGGCGATGAAGAAAGACCTCGACAAACTCGAGCAGGAATTCGTCGGCAAGTTCAAGGTGGTGCCGGTGGATATCGATGAACGTCCCGAGATCAGCGACCACTACAACGTCGACGGCGTGCCGACGCTGCTGATTCTCAAGCGAGGAAAAGTCGTCGCAAAACGAGACGGCGTCGATGGCGGCAGCGATACCTACGAAGGCCTCAAACAGTTCGTGACGCGGCACCTGTAAGCCAATGGGAGGAAGCTTGGCCCTCCCAAATCTGACTGAATACTGATCACTGAAAACTGAGAACTTGAGACCACACCAGAATGCGTGTGAGCGAATCACGATAGGGAGATCATCGAGTGCAGCCATGAGAATTAACGACAGAAAAGCGCGCGGCGACCTTTGCTCCTGGCTCACCCACGGGGCCTCGATCGATGAACTGGCCGAATGGTATTCGCTGCTGCTGACCGAAAGTCAGGTCAGTGTTTACCTGCAGGATCTCGATTCTTCCGTCACCGAGAGCAAAATCTATCACAACGGCGTCCCCCGCGATCCGGCGGTGCAGTTGTCGCTGTTTGTGGGCACCGGTGAGGGAGCCTGATCGGCCCCCTTGTTGGAATCAGCATCAGTATTCACTGATCCACAACAACATTGTTGAAATTGTCTCGATCCGCCATCGACAAACGGCCGCTTGAGAATGGACAATCGGAGGCCACTGAGGGGCATCACGAACGTTCCATGCGCGTCGGTTCCATTCCATCCAGACAGTCACGGTTCTCGACGAACTCGATCCATTCGAGCCCGGTGACGAATTCTGACGCTCATTGCACCCATCAGGTCGCGCGACGCTTCGCCCTATTCACGTCTGCCCTGTTGCTGGTGTTGCTGTTTCCCAGTCCAGGTCACGCGTACATCGGCCCCGGCGCTGGCTTCGCACTTGCTGGTTCCTTCCTGGCGGTGCTGGGAGCGTTCGCTTCCGCGGTCTTCATGTTGCTCCTCTGGCCCGTCCGGCAACTCGCCCGGGTGCTGTTGCGACGCCGCCCCCCCGGCAAGCCCCGTTTCAAACGGGTCGTCATCCTCGGCCTCGATGGTCTCGATCACGGACTCACGCATCAGTTGCTCACCGCAGGCAAGCTTCCAAACCTGGCCGCGTTGCAGGCTCAGGGAGACTTCAAGCCGCTTGGCAGCACGCTGCCGCCCATCTCTCCAGTGGCCTGGTCCTCATTTCAAACCGGCGTGAACCCCGGCAAGCACAACATCTTCGACTTCCTGATTCCCGACCAGAAGACCTACCAGCCCCGGCTCAGTTCGGTAGAGATCCGCACTTCCACCCGCACCTACGGCATCGGGCCGTTTCGCTTCAGTATTGCCAGGCCGGATGTGCGGATGCTCCGCAAGAGCAAACCGTTCTGGGGCATCCTCAGCCAGTATGGCATCTTCAACTGCATCATCCGCGTGCCGATCACGTTTCCGCCGGAGAAACTGCATGGCGTGCAGCTCTCGGCGATGTGCGTCCCGGATCTCCGCGGCACGCAGGGAACATTCTCCCGTTACACCACCGCCGCGCGAGACGACTCGCAGAAAACGGGCGGCGAAACGTTTTTCATCGAGCGCGTCGGCAGCACGATTCACGGTGAACTCCTCGGCCCGCCGCATCCCATTCGGCCTGAGTCAGGTGCTCTCAAGCTCCCCTTCACGGTCACCATCAAAGAAGACGGCACGGCCACGCTCACTTTGCTGCGTGAGACTTACACGCTCATCCCCGGCGCCTATTCCGGCTGGATTCCGGTGCGATTCTCGGCTGGCTGGGGCCGCTCGGTGCGGGGCATCTGCCGTTTCCTGCTCCTCTCCATTGAGCCGCAGTTCGAACTCTATGTGACGCCGATCAATCTCGATCCGGAAAAGCCCCCCATGGCGATCGGCTATCCGCGAGTCTTCCCCACTTATCTCGCCAAACGTCAGGGGCCGTTCGCCACGCTCGGTCTGGCGGAAGACACCTGGGGACTCAGCGAACAAGTTCTCGAAGACTGCCATTTCCTGAAACAGTGCCAGGATATCGACGCCGAACGCGAAACGATGTTCTTCGACAGTCTGGAGAAAGTCCCGCAAGGTTTGTGCGTCTGCGTGTTCGACGGCACCGACCGCATGCAGCACATGTTCTGGCGTTACCACGACCCACAACATCCCGCGCGACCTGCGGAAGTTCCGCCTGAGTTCAAGAACGCCATCGAAGACCTCTACATCCGCATGGACGATCTGGTCGGCCGCACGATGACAAAATGCGCCGGGACCGACACCCTGCTGATGGTCCTCTCCGATCACGGCTTCAACACCTTCCGCCGCGGCGTCGACTTGAATCGCTGGCTCGAAGAAAACGGATACCTCGTCGTCGATGACGCCCGTCGAGGAGAAGAACATCTGGCCGGCATCGATTGGACCAAAACCCAGGCCTTCGCCATCGGCCTTACCGGCATTTTCCTGAACCTCAAAGGCAAGTTCGAACAGGGGATCGTCGAACCTGGCGCTGCCGCCGATGCCCTGGTCGCAGAGATCGCTCAGCGTCTCGGACAACTTGTCGATCCCGTCACAGGTCAACCTGCCATCAAACGGGTCTATGCCGCCGCCAGAGCCTATCGCGGTCCCTACACCGGTCAGGCGCCCGATCTCATCGTTGGCTATGCCAGCGGCTATCGCGTCTCATGGGATGCCGCCGTGGGAAAGACCAGCCGCCATCTCTTTCAAGACAACACCAAAGCCTGGAGCGGCGACCACTGCGTCGATCCCTCGGTCGTCCCCGGCGTGCTGTTCTGCAGCCATCGGATTGAAAGTGAAACAGCGCGGCTGCTCGACATCGCCCCCACCGTTCTCGAACTCTTCGGCATTCCCACGCCGGATCACATGGACGGCCGCCCGTTGACGATCGGCTCTTCCGCCGCAGGCAAGCCACAATCATCCGCTGACAGCGACCGTGTCGCACCACAGGTGGCGTGATGGCAGCCAAAAACTCCAAACGCATTTCGCGCCGCGGCCTGCTAACAGGCGCTGCCGCAGCCACGGTTGCGGGAGTGGGCGGCGCGGCCTATTGGGTTGGCGGCGTGAACCGCGTTTCGAAGAGCTTCGGCAAGAAGGTGATCGTCATCGGCATCGACGGCATGGACCCTCGACTCTGCCGCAGCATGATGCGCGATGGCCTGCTCCCCAACATGACCAGAATGAGCGCCGCTGGCGGCTTCAGCAGCCTCGCCACCAGCATGCCGCCGCAAAGTCCGGTCGCCTGGGCCAGTTTCATTAACGGGGCTGGGCCCGGCTCGCACGGCATCTTCGACTTCATCCATCGCCACCCGCACGAACAATGCACCCCCTACTTCTCCGCGGCCGAAACCCTGCCCGGCGACGGCTACTGGGAACTGGGCGATCACAAACTGCAGCTCGACTTCTGGCCCTTTAATCATCAGCCGGCCAAAACCGTTTTGAAGCGGCAAGGGCGGCCGTTCTGGGACTATCTCGACGCCGCAGGGATTCCCACGACGTTTTACGATCTGCCGTCGAACTATCCCCCCAGTCCCTCCGAGTACGGGCATCACCGCTGCATCAGCGGGATGGGGACGCCCGACATGCTCGGCACCTATGGCACCTATCAGTACTTCGGAACCGATGTGCCAGGCATGGGCGTGGAGGAAGGGGGCGGCAAACGGTCGCGTCTGAGCTTCATCCGCGACTCCGCCAAGGCCACCTTAGTCGGTCCGGAAAACAGCCTGCTCAAAACGCCCCAGCCGATCACCATTGAGTTCGAAGTGCATCGCGACAAGGAATCGAACGCCGCCCTCCTCGAAATTCAGGGACAGAAATTCCTGCTGAATCCCGGCCAATGGAGCCCCTGGCTGAAACTCGATTTCGCGCTCTCCACTCCCACGCCAGTGCCGACGCAACACGCCAGCGGCATCTGCCGGTTTCTGCTACAGGAAGTTTCGCCGACGTTTCGTCTCTACGTCTCTCCCATCAACGTCGACCCCACCGCCCCGGCGGTCGCCCTGTCAGAACCGCCTGAGTTCATCAAGGATGTCTCGCAGCAGCTGGGGATGTTCTACACCACCGGTTTTCAGGAAGACCACAAGGCCCGTTCCAACGGCGTCTTTGTCGATGACGAGTTTCTCAAACAGGCGACGATGGTACTCGACGAACGTCTGGCGATGTTCGAATACGCCGTCGAGAACTACGAAGACGGCCTGCTGTTTTTCTACTTCTCTAGCAGCGACCTGCAGTCGCACATGTTCTGGTGGAATGCCGACGAGAACTCAAAGCACCCCTCCCGTTCGACGCCGGAAGCCCAGAAGTATTTCGCGCACATCAAGCAGTTATATCAGCGGCTCGATGCCGTCATCGGCGACATCTACGACCGCTACGGCGGCAAGGCCACGATCATCGCCATGAGCGATCACGGCTTCGCGAACTTCGGGCGGCAGTTCAACGTCAATTCCTGGCTCCGCGATGCCGGCCTGCTCGGCCCGCGCGAATGCACGTCGATTCTCGCAGACGTCGACTGGTCGGCCACACGGGCTTACGGTCTCGGCATCAACGGCCTGTATTTGAACCTCGAAGGCCGCGAACGCGACGGCATTGTCGAGCCGGGTGAAGAGCAAGAACGACTCACCAGACAGATCATCGCCGGACTGGAATCAGTCCGCGACGTCGATGGACAACAGGTGATCCGCCGCGTGTACCGTGCGGACGAAATCTATCACGGTCCCGCCACCGCGCTCGCACCCGACCTCATCATCGGCTACTCGCGCGGCTATCGGGCTTCCTGGGACACCTGTCTCGGCGGGCTGACTCCACAAGTGCTGCTCGATAACGATTCCGCCTGGAGCGCCGACCACTGTGCCGACGCCCTCGAGGTCCCCGGCGTCCTCTGCTGCAATCAACCGCTGCGTCGGGGCGATCCATCGCTCGTCGACCTGGCCCCGTCGATTCTGGCCGACTTCGGACTCCCCACCCCATCCACCATGAGCGGAAAAGACCTGTTCCGTTCCTGAACTGCCGCGAAAGCGCCCCCATGGCCAAAGCCACCATCGACTCCGCTCTCTATCAACGCGCCGAAAAAGCCGCTGCGCAGGCGGGCTACAGCAGCGTCGACGAGTTCATCGCCCACGCCATCGAAACCCAGCTCAAGTCGCTGGAAGCCGACGACGCCGAACGCCAGGTCGCCGACCAACTCCGCGGCCTGGGCTATCTGGATTCATAACTCAAAAGAAATCCGAAGCACGAAATTCGAAATCCGAAACGAATGCGACTTTCAATGACGCTTTGAATTTGTTTCGGATTTCGTGCTTCGGATTTAGAATTTTTCGTCTCGATGATTTTCGTTTGGTTCAACACGATCGCCAATTTCCTCGGCAGCATCTTCCTCGCCCCTGTGGCGTGGATGCCGGGCTGGTTATCGTTGTTGCTGGTGTCGGCGATCTGCGGCGTGCTGACGTTGCTGGTTTTCAAACACACCTCCAATCAACCGGCCATTCGCCACACGCGTCGACAGATTCAGGCCAACCTCCTCGCGCTCTCGCTCTATAAAGACAGCATCCGCGTCAGCCTGCAGGCACAAGGCCGCATCCTGTTCAACGCCGGCCGGCTGCTCGTGCTTTCGCTCGTTCCCATGCTGGTGATGCTGCTGCCGACCTGTCTGCTCCTCGGCCAACTGGCGCTCTGGTATCAGGCACGGCCATTACAGGTGGGAGAAGAAGCAGTCGTCACCGTGCAGCTTTCCAAGACTGCCGCACGCGAACTCAAAGAACTGCAGTTCACGCCCGGCGATTGCGTCACAGTCACCGTCGGCCCGGTTCGAGTGGTAACGAAGCAGATGGTCTGCTGGAACATCAAAGCGGTCGAGCCCGGCCTGCATCAGCTTGTCTTCACAGCCAGCGACCAACAATTCGGGAAAGAACTTGCAGTCGGCGACACGTTGATGCCCGTCAGCCTGCAGCGGCCCGACGCCTCGTTCGCCGACGTGTTACTGCACCCTCGCGAAACTCCGTTCGCCGCCGATTCGCCGGTGCAGTCGATCGAGATCGCGTATCCCGACCGCACATCATGGATTGCCGGCAGCGACACCTGGCTGATCTCCTGGTTCGTGCTAACAATGCTCTTCGGCCTCGCCGCCCGCCCGCTCCTGAAAGTCGATCTGTAAACCGAGCCCCTACCCACTACCAACCACCCACTACCAACTTTATGCCGCTCAATCAGGACATCATCGTCGTCTCCGGTCTCCCGCGATCCGGCACATCACTGATGATGGCTATGCTCGTGCAGGGGGGCATTCCCGCCGTCACCGACGAAATCCGCCACGCCGACCCCGACAACCCCCGCGGGTACTTCGAATTCGAACAGGTGAAACAGCTAAAAACCGACCACACCTGGCTCCCAAATGCCCGCGGCAAATGTGTGAAGATCGTGTCGCCGCTGCTCTACCACCTGCCGCCGACGGAAACCTTTCGGGTGATCTTTATGCAGCGCGATCTGGACGAAGTGATCGCTTCGCAGGAAAAGATGTTGCAGCGCCGCGGCCAACCCGTCCCCCCCGCCGAGAAGATGCGAGCCGCTTTCGAAGTCCACCTCGACCGCCTGCAAACCTGGCTCACCGCCCAACGCCACATCCAACTCCTGCCGGTCAGCTACAACCACCTCATGACCAACCCCACCCCCCTCCTCCCGCACATCGCCGCATTCCTGGACGACCAGGCGGACATCACAAAAATGCAAACGGCGATTGATACGAGTTTGTACCGCAACCGAGGCGGAGCAGGATGAGATGCTAGTGAATGAAATTATTGATGTCGCGAATAGACGTGATTGCATCAGTCCATCCAGCTAGTGATCTCATCGGCGCGTGAACAAGTCTGCCCGTCTGGGGGGGGGGAGTTTTCATTTTAGCGATGAATTGAGTACGGAATTTGGCTTCTGGTAATCGGTTACACCCGACCTCACGGGCTACAAAAGGGCGATCAAGTTCGTCGCAGTCCGGGATGGCGACGCGATTTGCGTGGCTTTGTGGTGATTTTTCCCTCATCACCTTATAAGGGACGTGACTGAGGGCTTTAGCGCAAATTGCGAAATGATTTGCCCGGTCTCGCCACGCCGAATTCAGCAATTCAATTGGTGAAACCGCGTATCACGCAGGCACACAATAGAGCAAACTGCTCTAGGTCGTCGAAGCCTGCCTGGGCACCCCGCGCTGGTTACTTTTGCATATTTAGGGCATGCTGGAACCATCTTGCGCAAGTGGGATTGAACATTCTTGCTTGCACGCGCACCATTGCGGGCAAAGACCCTTTTCCCGACGCTTAGATGAAACCCGGTTGACCAACAGGGCGAACGACTGAAATGCAATTCCCATTAATTTCACTCCGCGGCTGGACAGTCTTCGACAACAGTAAAGCCACTGCTTGTCTTGTTGTCGTGTTGCTATTTACCCATGCCGGACTGTTGGCGTATTCCGCCACGCGGCATAGCCCCACCATGAACGAGCCAGGTCATCTCGTCGCCGGGCTCAGCCATTGGAAGTTTGGTCGCTTTGAAATCTATCGGGTGAACCCGCCGCTCACGCATTTTGTGGCGGCCA
It encodes the following:
- a CDS encoding thioredoxin family protein yields the protein MVRSIILLVAGLVSGAVLFSTFGEPGGVSTMSSSSAPEDEWFKKEVVNSKLPVIVDFTATWCGPCKAMKKDLDKLEQEFVGKFKVVPVDIDERPEISDHYNVDGVPTLLILKRGKVVAKRDGVDGGSDTYEGLKQFVTRHL
- a CDS encoding alkaline phosphatase family protein gives rise to the protein MRVGSIPSRQSRFSTNSIHSSPVTNSDAHCTHQVARRFALFTSALLLVLLFPSPGHAYIGPGAGFALAGSFLAVLGAFASAVFMLLLWPVRQLARVLLRRRPPGKPRFKRVVILGLDGLDHGLTHQLLTAGKLPNLAALQAQGDFKPLGSTLPPISPVAWSSFQTGVNPGKHNIFDFLIPDQKTYQPRLSSVEIRTSTRTYGIGPFRFSIARPDVRMLRKSKPFWGILSQYGIFNCIIRVPITFPPEKLHGVQLSAMCVPDLRGTQGTFSRYTTAARDDSQKTGGETFFIERVGSTIHGELLGPPHPIRPESGALKLPFTVTIKEDGTATLTLLRETYTLIPGAYSGWIPVRFSAGWGRSVRGICRFLLLSIEPQFELYVTPINLDPEKPPMAIGYPRVFPTYLAKRQGPFATLGLAEDTWGLSEQVLEDCHFLKQCQDIDAERETMFFDSLEKVPQGLCVCVFDGTDRMQHMFWRYHDPQHPARPAEVPPEFKNAIEDLYIRMDDLVGRTMTKCAGTDTLLMVLSDHGFNTFRRGVDLNRWLEENGYLVVDDARRGEEHLAGIDWTKTQAFAIGLTGIFLNLKGKFEQGIVEPGAAADALVAEIAQRLGQLVDPVTGQPAIKRVYAAARAYRGPYTGQAPDLIVGYASGYRVSWDAAVGKTSRHLFQDNTKAWSGDHCVDPSVVPGVLFCSHRIESETARLLDIAPTVLELFGIPTPDHMDGRPLTIGSSAAGKPQSSADSDRVAPQVA
- a CDS encoding alkaline phosphatase family protein translates to MAAKNSKRISRRGLLTGAAAATVAGVGGAAYWVGGVNRVSKSFGKKVIVIGIDGMDPRLCRSMMRDGLLPNMTRMSAAGGFSSLATSMPPQSPVAWASFINGAGPGSHGIFDFIHRHPHEQCTPYFSAAETLPGDGYWELGDHKLQLDFWPFNHQPAKTVLKRQGRPFWDYLDAAGIPTTFYDLPSNYPPSPSEYGHHRCISGMGTPDMLGTYGTYQYFGTDVPGMGVEEGGGKRSRLSFIRDSAKATLVGPENSLLKTPQPITIEFEVHRDKESNAALLEIQGQKFLLNPGQWSPWLKLDFALSTPTPVPTQHASGICRFLLQEVSPTFRLYVSPINVDPTAPAVALSEPPEFIKDVSQQLGMFYTTGFQEDHKARSNGVFVDDEFLKQATMVLDERLAMFEYAVENYEDGLLFFYFSSSDLQSHMFWWNADENSKHPSRSTPEAQKYFAHIKQLYQRLDAVIGDIYDRYGGKATIIAMSDHGFANFGRQFNVNSWLRDAGLLGPRECTSILADVDWSATRAYGLGINGLYLNLEGRERDGIVEPGEEQERLTRQIIAGLESVRDVDGQQVIRRVYRADEIYHGPATALAPDLIIGYSRGYRASWDTCLGGLTPQVLLDNDSAWSADHCADALEVPGVLCCNQPLRRGDPSLVDLAPSILADFGLPTPSTMSGKDLFRS
- a CDS encoding sulfotransferase domain-containing protein, which gives rise to MPLNQDIIVVSGLPRSGTSLMMAMLVQGGIPAVTDEIRHADPDNPRGYFEFEQVKQLKTDHTWLPNARGKCVKIVSPLLYHLPPTETFRVIFMQRDLDEVIASQEKMLQRRGQPVPPAEKMRAAFEVHLDRLQTWLTAQRHIQLLPVSYNHLMTNPTPLLPHIAAFLDDQADITKMQTAIDTSLYRNRGGAG